CTCAGGCTTTCCGCGCACATTGGGCCAGGTGGGCCTGGAGGTAGCGGCTGGGCAGGGCCCGGCCGAGGGCATCGGCGATGCCCCGCGAGGCGGCGACGATCTTGTCGAGATCGATGCCCGTCTCGTGACCCATCCCGTGCAACATATACAAGAGGTCCTCGGTGGCGAGATTGCCCGAGGCGCCGGGGGCATAGGGGCAGCCGCCCAGGCCGCCGGCCGAGCTGTCGAATTTGCGGACGCCGGCCTCGAGGCCGGCGAGGACATTGGCCAAGGCGGTGCCGCGGGTGTCGTGGAAGTGCAAGGCGATGTTTTCCAGGGGCGTGCGCTCGGCGGCGAGGCCGACGATCTCCGGGACCTGGTTGGGAGTCGCCACACCGATGGTGTCGCCGATCGAGAGCTCGTCGACGCCGATCTCGGCCAACTGGCCCGCGACCTCGGCGACCTTGGCGGGCGGGACCTTGCCCTCGTAAGGGCAGCCGAAGCAGGTCGAGACGTAGCCGCGGATCCACATCCCGTTCTGCTTGGCGATGCGGGCGACCTCGCGGATCCCGGCCAGGGACTCGCCGATCGACATGTTGATATTCTTTTTATTGAAGGTCTCGGAGGCGGCGGTGAAGACCGCGATGTCGGTCACCTGCAGGGCCAGGGCGCCCTCGAGGCCGCGGAGGTTGGGCACCAGGGCGATGTATTTCACGCCGGGCCTGCGCCTCAGCCGCTGAAAGATCTCGGGAGTATCCGCCATCGCCGGCACCCACTTGGGGCTGACGAAGGACCCGGCCTCGACGTGGGTCACGCCGGCGTCGACCAAGGCGTCGAGGAAGGCCAGTTTGGCCTCGGTGGGCACGAGGCCCTTTTCGTTCTGCAGGCCGTCGCGCGGGCCGACTTCGGTGAGGAGGATTTGGCTCATGCCGGCAACTTATCGCAAAGCACCGGCCGAGTCGAGCACCACCGCCGCCGCGATCAAATCGTCCGGACCAGGGAGCCGTTGTAGAAATACAGCTTCATCGGGTCGCTGGGGAAGACCGGCTGGCGGTCCTTCGGATTCACGAAGTGCACCAGGCTGTTCGCCAGGATCTCGCCGCGCCGAAAGGCCCGCACCGCCTCCTTGGCGCCCTTGAAGGCCAGGGAATAGTAGGGACGCAGGCTCAAGGAGCGGGTGCCGTAGGCGTAGACCATCGCCAGGCTCGGCGTCGGGCGCTCGCGGCGCGGGGCCTTGCGGTTCTTCTTTTTGGAATACTTCGCGACGAGCTCCGCGTCGACCTGTGGCCGCTTGGGGCGGTGTGAGCGGGCCAGGGCCTTGCGCTCGTAGCGGTCCGCCCGCTTCGCCGACTTGCGCGACTCGCCGCGCAGGATCTTGCTGTAGGCGTCCGGATCGGACTTGATGGTCCCGAAATCGTTGCCGACGCTGAAGCTGGGGCGACTGCCGAAGCCCGAGGTCTCGACCTCGGGGTGGTGGACCTTTTGGCCGCGCAGCGCCGCGCGCGCGCGCACCTTGAAATCCGAACCGCCGGTGATTTCCTTGAAAGACCCCGAGGACTTCAGGATCGAGACGACCCCCTCGGTGGATGCATGAACTCGCTTACTCATATCGTGTGCCTTTTTTTCCCTTCTTCACCGCATCGTGCGGCGATTGACAAAAGACACATATAGCAAGCGGCATGCCAATGAAACCCAGCCCCCAGGGAATTAATCTATAAAATTTAATAAAATGATGTAGTTATAAAACAGCCAAGATTGCAAGAGGAGCCGGGCGAACGCCCATATATGTGCTGTTAAGATAATAAATTGACATTTATACAGCGCATGATT
This portion of the Deltaproteobacteria bacterium PRO3 genome encodes:
- a CDS encoding hydroxymethylglutaryl-CoA lyase: MSQILLTEVGPRDGLQNEKGLVPTEAKLAFLDALVDAGVTHVEAGSFVSPKWVPAMADTPEIFQRLRRRPGVKYIALVPNLRGLEGALALQVTDIAVFTAASETFNKKNINMSIGESLAGIREVARIAKQNGMWIRGYVSTCFGCPYEGKVPPAKVAEVAGQLAEIGVDELSIGDTIGVATPNQVPEIVGLAAERTPLENIALHFHDTRGTALANVLAGLEAGVRKFDSSAGGLGGCPYAPGASGNLATEDLLYMLHGMGHETGIDLDKIVAASRGIADALGRALPSRYLQAHLAQCARKA